A genomic window from Mesorhizobium sp. 131-2-1 includes:
- a CDS encoding ABC transporter ATP-binding protein, producing MAQVTVRNIVKRYGSVQVIHGVNVDIADGEFVILVGPSGCGKSTLLRMIAGLEAISGGEISIGGRVVNDVLPKDRDIAMVFQNYALYPHKNVADNMGFSLKIKGRPKAEIDAKVKKAAEILDLGKLLDRFPKQLSGGQRQRVAMGRAIVRDPQVFLFDEPLSNLDAKLRVAMRVEIKELHQRLGTTIVYVTHDQIEAMTMADKIVVMRDGKVEQVGAPLDLYDNPGNVFVAGFIGSPAMNFIKGKIEATDGKQIFVSDTGSVLPVGARAQGGQPVIYGIRPEHIDIAPDGLPATVSVLEPTGSETQIFAKFGADAIDAIVKDRLSVRPGGEIRLRIDPRRVHIFDRQSGARL from the coding sequence TTGGCTCAGGTCACCGTCAGGAACATAGTCAAGCGTTATGGAAGCGTCCAGGTCATTCATGGTGTGAATGTCGACATCGCCGATGGCGAGTTCGTCATCCTCGTTGGTCCTTCTGGGTGTGGCAAATCCACCCTGTTGCGCATGATCGCCGGTCTCGAAGCGATATCGGGGGGTGAGATCAGCATCGGCGGCCGGGTGGTGAACGATGTGCTGCCAAAAGACCGCGACATAGCCATGGTGTTCCAGAATTATGCGCTCTATCCGCACAAGAACGTTGCCGACAACATGGGCTTCTCGCTCAAGATCAAGGGCAGGCCGAAGGCCGAGATCGACGCCAAGGTGAAGAAGGCGGCCGAGATCCTCGACCTCGGCAAGCTGCTCGACCGATTTCCGAAACAGCTGTCCGGCGGGCAGCGCCAGCGCGTGGCCATGGGACGCGCCATCGTGCGCGACCCGCAGGTCTTCCTGTTCGATGAGCCGCTGTCCAATCTCGACGCCAAGCTGCGCGTTGCCATGCGTGTCGAGATCAAGGAACTGCATCAGCGCCTCGGCACGACGATCGTCTATGTCACCCATGACCAGATCGAGGCGATGACAATGGCCGACAAGATCGTGGTGATGCGGGACGGCAAGGTGGAACAGGTCGGCGCACCGCTCGATCTCTACGACAATCCGGGCAATGTCTTCGTCGCCGGTTTTATCGGCTCGCCGGCGATGAATTTCATCAAGGGCAAGATCGAAGCAACGGACGGCAAGCAGATCTTTGTCTCGGACACCGGATCCGTGCTCCCGGTCGGGGCCAGGGCACAGGGCGGCCAGCCGGTCATCTACGGCATCCGTCCCGAGCATATCGACATCGCGCCCGACGGCTTGCCGGCAACGGTTTCGGTGCTGGAACCGACTGGCTCCGAAACGCAGATCTTCGCCAAGTTTGGCGCGGACGCGATTGATGCCATCGTCAAGGACAGGCTTAGCGTCCGACCTGGTGGGGAGATAAGGCTGAGGATCGATCCGCGCCGGGTCCACATCTTTGACAGGCAAAGCGGCGCACGCCTGTGA
- a CDS encoding carbohydrate ABC transporter permease: MSAREKGSAGVGRMVQLLFGIAVAAGFMLPIVWLVAGSLRPGSEIFTSLEPLSIGSFIPPRPTLANFGSALGGPFRTGLINSIVVAACTVVVGLLVCAAAAFALSAMQWRGREVVFAIIVFSFLIPEEVVAIPLSAIFARAGLQNTYIALIMPFVGSGIVIFLLRQFFLAIPRSLIEAAQVDGAGWLRIFLEIFLPLSRPALIAAGVIIFNGQWQAYLWPLLVTTRNDMFLAPISLALMAGEHTTDYGQIFAASTILSLIPAVILLGFQRYFTQSVAMSGVKE; this comes from the coding sequence GTGAGCGCCAGAGAAAAAGGCTCGGCCGGGGTGGGGCGCATGGTTCAGCTCCTGTTCGGCATCGCCGTCGCCGCCGGCTTTATGCTGCCGATCGTTTGGCTTGTTGCGGGAAGCCTCCGGCCCGGTAGCGAGATATTTACATCGCTCGAACCGCTTTCCATTGGCAGCTTCATTCCGCCCCGGCCGACGCTGGCAAATTTTGGCAGCGCGCTCGGCGGACCGTTCCGGACCGGATTGATCAACTCGATCGTGGTGGCCGCATGTACGGTGGTCGTGGGACTCCTGGTGTGCGCAGCCGCAGCCTTCGCGTTGAGCGCCATGCAGTGGCGCGGCCGCGAGGTCGTCTTCGCCATCATCGTGTTCAGCTTTTTGATCCCTGAGGAGGTCGTGGCTATCCCGTTGTCGGCCATCTTCGCACGCGCCGGGCTGCAGAACACCTACATCGCACTGATCATGCCCTTCGTCGGCAGCGGCATAGTGATCTTCCTGCTGCGGCAGTTCTTCCTCGCCATACCGCGCTCATTGATTGAAGCGGCCCAAGTCGATGGAGCCGGGTGGCTAAGGATTTTCCTCGAGATTTTCCTGCCGCTTTCACGTCCGGCTCTCATCGCCGCCGGAGTAATAATCTTCAATGGGCAATGGCAGGCCTATCTGTGGCCGCTTCTGGTCACGACGCGCAACGACATGTTCCTCGCCCCGATCAGCCTCGCCTTGATGGCGGGGGAGCACACCACCGACTACGGCCAGATCTTCGCTGCATCGACCATTCTGAGCCTCATCCCGGCAGTCATCCTGCTAGGCTTCCAACGCTATTTCACCCAGTCCGTCGCGATGTCGGGCGTCAAAGAATAA
- a CDS encoding carbohydrate ABC transporter permease codes for MIGRLAKWRAAIAPLLFLSPALVALIMFRLLPAGWLVQQSLSGPDGEFVWFDNFEFLVTAPSFAKTLQATLTFVAVAVPLQTAIAFGLALLFAENSRILSLLRTFVFLPVLIPSSVAAILWGAAYRPQGLANALLTSIGVSAQPFLTSPDQALMSIVVMCSWIGCGFWMMFLIGGLKDIPRDLYEAAAIDGAGKLSSLWHITIPLMRRPLAFVIVADTVSAFLLFAPISILTRGGPSGSTQLVMFDVYQQAYFFNDVPLAAAEGLTLMVIMVVIILIQFRLLSREKQL; via the coding sequence ATGATTGGTAGACTTGCAAAATGGAGGGCGGCCATAGCGCCGCTCCTCTTCCTGTCTCCGGCTCTGGTTGCCCTCATCATGTTTCGGTTGTTGCCAGCAGGTTGGCTTGTTCAACAGAGCTTGTCCGGTCCCGACGGCGAATTCGTCTGGTTCGATAATTTCGAGTTTCTTGTCACTGCCCCTTCCTTTGCCAAGACCCTTCAGGCGACCTTAACCTTTGTCGCGGTCGCCGTGCCGCTGCAGACGGCAATAGCTTTTGGCCTGGCTTTGCTATTTGCCGAAAATTCACGGATCCTCTCGCTGCTGCGAACCTTCGTGTTCCTTCCGGTATTAATCCCATCGAGCGTCGCAGCAATACTGTGGGGCGCTGCATACCGCCCGCAGGGACTGGCAAATGCTCTGTTGACGTCCATAGGCGTGAGCGCTCAGCCGTTCCTCACATCGCCAGACCAGGCACTGATGTCGATCGTGGTTATGTGCTCGTGGATCGGATGCGGCTTCTGGATGATGTTCCTCATTGGGGGCCTAAAGGACATTCCTCGCGATCTCTACGAGGCAGCAGCGATCGATGGCGCCGGGAAGCTTTCGTCGCTGTGGCACATCACTATTCCGCTGATGCGTCGGCCGCTGGCCTTCGTAATCGTCGCTGACACCGTGTCCGCATTTCTGCTGTTTGCGCCGATCTCAATACTTACCCGAGGCGGGCCCAGCGGCAGCACGCAGCTAGTCATGTTTGACGTGTATCAGCAGGCTTACTTTTTCAACGACGTGCCATTGGCTGCTGCGGAAGGGTTGACCTTGATGGTCATCATGGTGGTCATTATCCTCATCCAGTTCCGGTTGCTGTCGCGGGAGAAGCAACTGTGA
- a CDS encoding ABC transporter substrate-binding protein, producing MTITGYRLGRRGFLTGMLGMSSLPLLGSLPAAAQDQTLRVFGYGDGADFKGLFDTFKKVSGVKVAYEGVPFPDLQNTIVQRFRTGNSGIDVFLVDPTYIPTFSKLGILADLTSAFREKSRGALFPSDVQGATYNGKMLTMPMWESTQLLFFNKRLLAKAGVEAPAISPDARMTWDKVIELAKKVQAAGAETGFGFEQVDRYYQLQILPESLGGGPGVKGDDLLTVDVANDAWLQAGKWYGSIFADGVASRGLTNSQEMRDLFKAGRLAFLVGGPWNIADFSKVEGLDYAAAPHPYFAGGKAETPSESFHLGVAADTPNTDQALKFLNYVGLDKDGALVASAGSNLLANIEATTEVLSRIPQQNPNLNGIDLLIRYELENTAVRRPRTLGYLQLEELVTRAWSDIRNGSDAAQTFPQLQSELERSFKRIER from the coding sequence ATGACTATAACGGGCTATCGCTTGGGTCGGCGCGGCTTCTTGACCGGTATGCTGGGGATGTCGTCACTGCCACTGCTTGGGTCGTTGCCGGCTGCGGCGCAGGACCAGACGCTCCGAGTCTTCGGCTATGGAGACGGCGCCGATTTTAAGGGACTTTTCGATACCTTCAAAAAGGTGTCAGGCGTAAAGGTTGCTTATGAAGGTGTGCCCTTTCCCGACCTTCAGAACACGATCGTCCAGCGATTCAGGACCGGGAATTCCGGAATCGATGTCTTCCTCGTGGACCCGACTTATATCCCGACGTTCTCTAAGCTGGGCATTTTGGCAGACCTGACGAGTGCCTTTAGAGAAAAAAGCAGGGGCGCGCTGTTCCCGAGCGATGTGCAGGGCGCTACCTACAACGGGAAGATGCTGACAATGCCGATGTGGGAGTCAACGCAGCTTCTGTTCTTTAACAAGCGGCTTCTGGCCAAGGCCGGCGTTGAAGCGCCGGCTATCTCGCCCGACGCGCGCATGACCTGGGACAAAGTCATCGAGCTTGCCAAGAAGGTGCAGGCGGCCGGAGCCGAGACGGGCTTCGGCTTCGAGCAAGTCGATCGCTACTACCAGCTACAGATCCTTCCGGAGTCCCTCGGCGGTGGTCCAGGCGTCAAGGGTGACGATTTGCTGACCGTAGACGTGGCCAATGATGCCTGGCTGCAGGCTGGAAAATGGTATGGAAGCATCTTCGCCGATGGCGTGGCTTCGCGTGGTCTGACCAACAGCCAAGAGATGCGCGACCTGTTCAAAGCTGGCCGGCTTGCTTTTCTTGTTGGCGGCCCTTGGAACATCGCCGACTTCAGTAAGGTCGAAGGTCTTGACTATGCGGCGGCACCGCATCCGTATTTTGCCGGTGGCAAGGCGGAAACGCCTTCTGAATCATTTCATTTGGGGGTGGCGGCGGACACGCCGAATACCGATCAGGCCCTGAAATTCCTAAACTATGTGGGTTTGGACAAAGATGGAGCGCTAGTTGCGAGCGCCGGAAGTAATCTGCTCGCTAACATCGAGGCTACGACCGAGGTGCTGAGCCGTATCCCTCAGCAAAATCCCAACCTAAACGGCATAGATCTTTTGATACGCTACGAGCTTGAGAACACGGCTGTCAGGCGACCGCGTACACTGGGATATCTTCAGCTGGAGGAGCTGGTCACACGTGCATGGAGCGATATCCGCAACGGAAGTGATGCTGCTCAGACGTTTCCGCAGCTACAAAGTGAACTTGAGCGCAGTTTCAAGCGTATCGAGCGCTAA
- a CDS encoding GntR family transcriptional regulator has product MVQPGRTPLHIQLADIIRSQIESGVFNAGDQLPTEMELMKQHELSSSTVRQAVLALVGEGLLYRRAGKGTFVAKRHIGRDLLTFSGFSEEAVARGFRPGTRHVTVAWRSADAVVAAALNVPTDERVLTIERLRTIDDEVVAVETVSFAAAIGRQMEKLDLADTSFTEIIERQLGVALARARQEIRAGAARARLAKALEVSSGTAVLQIDRTAFDTSDRVIYFSSSSYRADRYIYTGWIERKSASIAHPRQLIARSR; this is encoded by the coding sequence ATGGTTCAGCCCGGTAGAACACCATTGCACATTCAACTCGCCGATATCATTCGGTCTCAGATTGAGAGCGGCGTATTTAACGCTGGCGATCAACTCCCCACGGAGATGGAGTTGATGAAGCAGCACGAACTCAGCAGCAGTACGGTGCGGCAGGCCGTGCTTGCCCTTGTCGGTGAAGGCTTGCTTTACCGACGCGCTGGCAAGGGGACGTTCGTTGCCAAGCGTCACATCGGCCGGGACCTGCTCACTTTTTCAGGATTTTCGGAAGAGGCCGTGGCGCGTGGATTCCGGCCGGGTACCAGGCATGTGACGGTCGCCTGGCGTTCCGCTGACGCGGTGGTTGCAGCCGCTCTCAACGTGCCGACCGATGAGAGGGTGCTGACCATTGAGCGCCTGCGAACCATCGACGATGAAGTCGTGGCGGTTGAGACGGTTTCGTTTGCCGCGGCAATCGGACGCCAGATGGAAAAGCTCGACCTTGCCGACACCTCTTTCACAGAAATTATCGAGCGGCAGCTTGGTGTGGCTCTTGCGCGAGCCAGGCAGGAGATAAGGGCCGGCGCCGCGCGTGCCAGGCTGGCAAAAGCACTTGAGGTGTCCAGCGGCACTGCGGTGCTGCAAATCGACCGTACCGCTTTCGACACGAGCGATCGGGTTATTTACTTTTCGTCCTCGTCCTACCGGGCCGATCGTTACATTTACACCGGCTGGATCGAGCGCAAGAGCGCCTCGATCGCTCACCCACGCCAATTGATCGCCCGGAGTAGATGA